One genomic window of Salvia miltiorrhiza cultivar Shanhuang (shh) chromosome 4, IMPLAD_Smil_shh, whole genome shotgun sequence includes the following:
- the LOC131023313 gene encoding uncharacterized protein LOC131023313, translating into MTKQNMESQSATIKRLETTVGQLSGTLNQMQQQQQPGKLHGQGLQPHQAQAVTVLRSGKKVDNKVEIPTDEPPKETCEEEMVKEVPPPREEKQQGEPSVKLHKVTKPYRPPIPYPGRLRNEKQDQQFTDFYNMLAKVNVNLPLLDVIRNVPAYVKFFKELASKKRKFVDNEKVLVSEVANSIMQQPLPPKQRDPDRSVRYPCGVIEDILVRVGGLIVPVDFVVLEIGEVHENGKEHTLLLGRPFMATTNTLIDVKNGTIKMIVLGESVSFSVHHSRALPSSSFTNECSYIDAIDGLAEMVYVQEQEIVEVFAGSADMEEFAREAEERERERRGKLPIDEPVVLEDATKCQKPKLELKDLPKHIKYVYLEEGEEKPVIISAELTHEQEMTLMEVLRSNKLAFG; encoded by the exons atgaccaaacagaacatggagtcacAGTCTGCTACAATCAAACGTCTTGAGACGACCGTTGGACAACTCTCAGGGACCTTGAACCAGATgcaacagcagcaacaaccAGGGAAGCTCCATGGCCAAGGATTGCAGCCTCATCAAGCTCAAGCTGTCACAGTCCTACGGAGTGGAAAAAAGGTGGACAACAAAGTGGAGATCCCTACTGACGAGCCCCCTAAGGAAACTTGTGAGGAGGAGATGGTGAAAGAAGTACCCCCACCGAGAGAAGAAAAGCAGCAAGGAGAGCCCTCGGTGAAGCTTCACAAGGTCACCAAGCCTTACAGACCACCGATCCCGTACCCAGGTCGGTTGAGGAATGAGAAGCAAGATCAACAATTCACCGACTTCTACAATATGTTGGCAAAGGTGAATGTCAACTTGCCACTTCTGGACGTGATCAGAAATGTCCCAGCCTATGTGAAGTTCTTCAAGGAGCTGGCGTCTAAGAAGAGGAAGTTTGTTGACAACGAGAAGGTTCTTGTGTCCGAGGTTGCCAATTCCATCATGCAACAGCCCCTGCCACCCAAGCAacgagatccag atagatcagttaggtaTCCTTGTGGGGTCATTGAGGATATCTTAGTTAGAGTGGGTGGTTTAATCGTGCCTGTCGATTTTGTTGTACTTGAAATAGGAGAAGTGCATGAGAATGGCAAGGAACATACTTTACTGCTAGGAAGACCATTCATGGccaccactaacacgttgattgatgtgaaAAATGGAACAATAAAGATGATCGTGTTAGGAGAGTCCGTGTCCTTTTCTGTGCATCATAGTCGCGCTTTGCCATCATCTTCATTTACTAATGAATGCTcctatatagatgctattgatGGTCTCGCCGAGATGGTTTATGTGCAGGAACAAGAGATAGTGGAGGTCTTTGCAGGATCGGCGGATATGGAGGAGTTTGCTCGGGAAgccgaggaaagagagagagaacgaagaGGCAAACTCCCCATTGATGAGCCTGTGGTGCTTGAAGATGCCACGAAGTGCCAAAAGCCCAAATTGGAACTCAAGGACCTCCCCAAACACATCAAATACGTGtacttggaagaaggagaggagaaGCCCGTGATAATATCCGCCGAGCTCACGCATGAGCAAGAAATGACGTTGATGGAAGTGCTAAGGAGCAACAAGTTGGCATTTGGTTGA
- the LOC131023314 gene encoding uncharacterized protein LOC131023314, whose translation MGRRKDLTSEERQAMAFFLLQNSTDGKLHHGTITAAMAKWGCCRSSVSRLWQAAKKEQAQGQLVSVQSKKINKCRRKRVQIDLELISSLELHKRGTIRRLATGINCSKSTVGIWISKGLIRAHSSAIRPDLTAPNKLLRLRFSLEQIEYDRICNVLKFKNMHNVVHIDEKWFYITKANHKFYLTPEETDPHRTCKKMVPAKRTSKNRLAGTMEEKQIQSITKEVMKACYISKLIPAIWDKWPQFASKTIYIQQDNARPHIKDNDPDWRAAATANGFDIKIIHQPPNSLDTNINDLGWFRAIQSLQVQSVATTEHELVQAVEKSFEELSPHTLNAVFLSLQGCLIEIMKVRGQNCYKLPHMKKGVLSRQGALPMSLEVPKELVEECIGYLIEKGVVEGIDQLKEQLGLHDDAYGAMEAAFNQLSMIETAST comes from the exons atgggtAGAAGGAAGGATTTAACAAGTGAGGAAAGGCAAGCCATGgccttctttcttcttcaaaattcaACAGATGGGAAGCTCCACCATGGGACTATCACTGCTGCCATGGCGAAATGGGGGTGTTGTCGGAGCTCCGTCTCGCGTTTATGGCAGGCTGCAAAAAAGGAGCAAGCACAAGGTCAATTAGTATCCGTTCAAagcaaaaaaatcaacaaatgtAGAAGAAAAAGAGTGCAAATAGATTTAGAACTCATATCTAGTCTAGAGTTGCATAAAAGGGGAACCATTCGAAGACTAGCAACAGGTATTAATTGCTCGAAGAGTACAGTGGGCATATGGATCTCAAAGGGGCTGATCAGAGCTCATTCAAGTGCTATCCGACCCGATTTGACGGCTCCCAACAAGTTATTGAGGCTACGGTTCTCTCTTGAACAAATTGAATATGATAGGATATGCAATGTCCTAAAGTTCAAGAATATGCACAATGTAGTGCACATTGATGAGAAGTGGTTCTACATCACCAAAGCAAACCACAAATTTTACTTAACTCCAGAGGAAACTGATCCACATCGCACTTGCAAGA AGATGGTACCAGCCAAGAGAACAAGCAAGAACAGGCTGGCTGGAACAATGGAGGAGAAGCAAATCCAATCCATCACTAAAGAAGTGATGAAGGCCTGCTATATCTCCAAG TTAATTCCTGCAATTTGGGACAAATGGCCTCAATTTGCAagcaaaactatatatatacagcAAGATAATGCAAGGCCACATATTAAGGACAATGATCCAGATTGGAGAGCTGCTGCAACAGCCAATGGATTTGATATCAAGATTATACATCAACCTCCAAATAGCCTAGACACCAACATCAATGACTTGGGTTGGTTTAGGGCCATTCAGAGCTTGCAAGTACAATCAGTGGCCACAACTGAGCATGAGCTAGTACAAGCAGTTGAAAAATCATTCGAGGAGCTAAGTCCTCATACTTTAAATGCAGTTTTCTTGAGCCTACAAGGATGTCTAATTGAAATCATGAAAGTAAGAGGGCAAAACTGTTATAAGCTTCCACACATGAAGAAAGGAGTGCTTTCAAGGCAAGGTGCACTTCCAATGTCATTAGAGGTGCCAAAAGAACTTGTGGAAGAGTGCATTGGATATTTGATTGAAAAAGGAGTTGTTGAAGGCATAGACCAACTGAAGGAGCAATTGGGATTACATGATGATGCATATGGAGCAATGGAGGCAGCCTTCAATCAATTGAGCATGATTGAGACTGCCTCCACTTAG
- the LOC131019958 gene encoding uncharacterized protein LOC131019958 isoform X3 codes for MGTSAEEVYAAFLEKVKRTIYVDNLSPQVTEPVVRTAFNQFGYVKSVQFISIYLESKNAPQAALVEMENPKQASSIITEMGSYPFMILGMPRPIRASAARLEMFDDRPRKPGRKILCRWLDPKEPEFQEQRAEEEKLASQQSETLLAQYKKYDLLQAVFEDGSAKRLGRHYEMPVADA; via the exons ATGGGCACATCTGCAGAAGAAGTGTATGCAGCATTCTTGGAAAAGGTTAAAAGGACAATTTATGTGGATAACTTGTCACCCCAAGTTACTGAACCTGTGGTGAGAACTGCTTTTAATCAGTTTGGGTATGTGAAGAGTGTTCAGTTCATCTCCATCTATCTGGAATCGAAGAATGCGCCACAAGCTGCTCTCGTGGAGATGGAAAACCCGAAACAGGCGAGCTCAATCATAACTGAGATGGGGAGTTACCCTTTCATGATACTAGGGATGCCAAGGCCTATCAGGGCGTCTGCAGCTCGATTGGAAATGTTTGATGATCGTCCCAGAAAACCAGGACGGAAGATACTATGTCGTTGGTTGGACCCTAAAGAGCCCGAGTTTCAG GAACAACGAGCAGAGGAAGAGAAACTTGCAAGCCAGCAAAGTGAGACATTGCTAGCACAATACAAGAAGTATGATCTGTTGCAGGCAGTCTTTGAAGATGGGAGTGCTAAACGTTTGGGAAGACACTATGAGATGCCTGTTGCAGATGCATGA
- the LOC131019958 gene encoding uncharacterized protein LOC131019958 isoform X5, which produces MGTSAEEVYAAFLEKSVQFISIYLESKNAPQAALVEMENPKQASSIITEMGSYPFMILGMPRPIRASAARLEMFDDRPRKPGRKILCRWLDPKEPEFQVAKKLKCAVRKHAAETLAMLEEQRAEEEKLASQQSETLLAQYKKYDLLQAVFEDGSAKRLGRHYEMPVADA; this is translated from the exons ATGGGCACATCTGCAGAAGAAGTGTATGCAGCATTCTTGGAAAAG AGTGTTCAGTTCATCTCCATCTATCTGGAATCGAAGAATGCGCCACAAGCTGCTCTCGTGGAGATGGAAAACCCGAAACAGGCGAGCTCAATCATAACTGAGATGGGGAGTTACCCTTTCATGATACTAGGGATGCCAAGGCCTATCAGGGCGTCTGCAGCTCGATTGGAAATGTTTGATGATCGTCCCAGAAAACCAGGACGGAAGATACTATGTCGTTGGTTGGACCCTAAAGAGCCCGAGTTTCAGGTAGCCAAGAAACTCAAGTGTGCAGTCAGAAAACATGCTGCAGAAACATTAGCAATGCTTGAG GAACAACGAGCAGAGGAAGAGAAACTTGCAAGCCAGCAAAGTGAGACATTGCTAGCACAATACAAGAAGTATGATCTGTTGCAGGCAGTCTTTGAAGATGGGAGTGCTAAACGTTTGGGAAGACACTATGAGATGCCTGTTGCAGATGCATGA
- the LOC131019958 gene encoding uncharacterized protein LOC131019958 isoform X4, with translation MGTSAEEVYAAFLEKSVQFISIYLESKNAPQAALVEMENPKQASSIITEMGSYPFMILGMPRPIRASAARLEMFDDRPRKPGRKILCRWLDPKEPEFQVAKKLKCAVRKHAAETLAMLEVNLEQRAEEEKLASQQSETLLAQYKKYDLLQAVFEDGSAKRLGRHYEMPVADA, from the exons ATGGGCACATCTGCAGAAGAAGTGTATGCAGCATTCTTGGAAAAG AGTGTTCAGTTCATCTCCATCTATCTGGAATCGAAGAATGCGCCACAAGCTGCTCTCGTGGAGATGGAAAACCCGAAACAGGCGAGCTCAATCATAACTGAGATGGGGAGTTACCCTTTCATGATACTAGGGATGCCAAGGCCTATCAGGGCGTCTGCAGCTCGATTGGAAATGTTTGATGATCGTCCCAGAAAACCAGGACGGAAGATACTATGTCGTTGGTTGGACCCTAAAGAGCCCGAGTTTCAGGTAGCCAAGAAACTCAAGTGTGCAGTCAGAAAACATGCTGCAGAAACATTAGCAATGCTTGAGGTTAATTTG GAACAACGAGCAGAGGAAGAGAAACTTGCAAGCCAGCAAAGTGAGACATTGCTAGCACAATACAAGAAGTATGATCTGTTGCAGGCAGTCTTTGAAGATGGGAGTGCTAAACGTTTGGGAAGACACTATGAGATGCCTGTTGCAGATGCATGA
- the LOC131019958 gene encoding uncharacterized protein LOC131019958 isoform X6 — MGTSAEEVYAAFLEKSVQFISIYLESKNAPQAALVEMENPKQASSIITEMGSYPFMILGMPRPIRASAARLEMFDDRPRKPGRKILCRWLDPKEPEFQEQRAEEEKLASQQSETLLAQYKKYDLLQAVFEDGSAKRLGRHYEMPVADA; from the exons ATGGGCACATCTGCAGAAGAAGTGTATGCAGCATTCTTGGAAAAG AGTGTTCAGTTCATCTCCATCTATCTGGAATCGAAGAATGCGCCACAAGCTGCTCTCGTGGAGATGGAAAACCCGAAACAGGCGAGCTCAATCATAACTGAGATGGGGAGTTACCCTTTCATGATACTAGGGATGCCAAGGCCTATCAGGGCGTCTGCAGCTCGATTGGAAATGTTTGATGATCGTCCCAGAAAACCAGGACGGAAGATACTATGTCGTTGGTTGGACCCTAAAGAGCCCGAGTTTCAG GAACAACGAGCAGAGGAAGAGAAACTTGCAAGCCAGCAAAGTGAGACATTGCTAGCACAATACAAGAAGTATGATCTGTTGCAGGCAGTCTTTGAAGATGGGAGTGCTAAACGTTTGGGAAGACACTATGAGATGCCTGTTGCAGATGCATGA
- the LOC131019958 gene encoding uncharacterized protein LOC131019958 isoform X2, with translation MGTSAEEVYAAFLEKVKRTIYVDNLSPQVTEPVVRTAFNQFGYVKSVQFISIYLESKNAPQAALVEMENPKQASSIITEMGSYPFMILGMPRPIRASAARLEMFDDRPRKPGRKILCRWLDPKEPEFQVAKKLKCAVRKHAAETLAMLEEQRAEEEKLASQQSETLLAQYKKYDLLQAVFEDGSAKRLGRHYEMPVADA, from the exons ATGGGCACATCTGCAGAAGAAGTGTATGCAGCATTCTTGGAAAAGGTTAAAAGGACAATTTATGTGGATAACTTGTCACCCCAAGTTACTGAACCTGTGGTGAGAACTGCTTTTAATCAGTTTGGGTATGTGAAGAGTGTTCAGTTCATCTCCATCTATCTGGAATCGAAGAATGCGCCACAAGCTGCTCTCGTGGAGATGGAAAACCCGAAACAGGCGAGCTCAATCATAACTGAGATGGGGAGTTACCCTTTCATGATACTAGGGATGCCAAGGCCTATCAGGGCGTCTGCAGCTCGATTGGAAATGTTTGATGATCGTCCCAGAAAACCAGGACGGAAGATACTATGTCGTTGGTTGGACCCTAAAGAGCCCGAGTTTCAGGTAGCCAAGAAACTCAAGTGTGCAGTCAGAAAACATGCTGCAGAAACATTAGCAATGCTTGAG GAACAACGAGCAGAGGAAGAGAAACTTGCAAGCCAGCAAAGTGAGACATTGCTAGCACAATACAAGAAGTATGATCTGTTGCAGGCAGTCTTTGAAGATGGGAGTGCTAAACGTTTGGGAAGACACTATGAGATGCCTGTTGCAGATGCATGA
- the LOC131019958 gene encoding uncharacterized protein LOC131019958 isoform X1, translating into MGTSAEEVYAAFLEKVKRTIYVDNLSPQVTEPVVRTAFNQFGYVKSVQFISIYLESKNAPQAALVEMENPKQASSIITEMGSYPFMILGMPRPIRASAARLEMFDDRPRKPGRKILCRWLDPKEPEFQVAKKLKCAVRKHAAETLAMLEVNLEQRAEEEKLASQQSETLLAQYKKYDLLQAVFEDGSAKRLGRHYEMPVADA; encoded by the exons ATGGGCACATCTGCAGAAGAAGTGTATGCAGCATTCTTGGAAAAGGTTAAAAGGACAATTTATGTGGATAACTTGTCACCCCAAGTTACTGAACCTGTGGTGAGAACTGCTTTTAATCAGTTTGGGTATGTGAAGAGTGTTCAGTTCATCTCCATCTATCTGGAATCGAAGAATGCGCCACAAGCTGCTCTCGTGGAGATGGAAAACCCGAAACAGGCGAGCTCAATCATAACTGAGATGGGGAGTTACCCTTTCATGATACTAGGGATGCCAAGGCCTATCAGGGCGTCTGCAGCTCGATTGGAAATGTTTGATGATCGTCCCAGAAAACCAGGACGGAAGATACTATGTCGTTGGTTGGACCCTAAAGAGCCCGAGTTTCAGGTAGCCAAGAAACTCAAGTGTGCAGTCAGAAAACATGCTGCAGAAACATTAGCAATGCTTGAGGTTAATTTG GAACAACGAGCAGAGGAAGAGAAACTTGCAAGCCAGCAAAGTGAGACATTGCTAGCACAATACAAGAAGTATGATCTGTTGCAGGCAGTCTTTGAAGATGGGAGTGCTAAACGTTTGGGAAGACACTATGAGATGCCTGTTGCAGATGCATGA
- the LOC131019960 gene encoding mitogen-activated protein kinase kinase 3 codes for MAGLEELKKKLVPLFDAEKGFPSGSTIDPSDSYMLSDGGTVNLLSKSYNIYNINELGLQKCSSSSSPSAFSVDDGEKTYRCASHEMRVFGSIGSGASSVVQRAIHIPNHRIIALKKINIFEKEKRQQLLTEIRTLCEAPCYEGLVQFYGAFYTPDSGQISIALEYMDGGSLADILRIRKTIPEPVLSIMVQKLLIGLSYLHGVRHLVHRDIKPANLLVNLKGEPKITDFGISAGLEDSMAMCATFVGTVTYMSPERIRNESYSYPADIWSLGLALFECATGEFPYSANEGPVNLMLQILDDPSPSLLDKGFSPEFCSFIDACLEKDPVARPTAEKLLSHPFVTKYEEAGVNLEAFVQGIFDPTQRMKDLADMLAIHYYLLFDGSDDLWKHMKTLYEGHSVFSFCDKESVGPDDIFATLSNIRTTLAGKWPPQKLVHVVEKLQCRAHGQNGIDIRVSGSYIVGNQFLICGDGLQVEGLPNFRDLSIDIPSKRMGTFREQFTLERSSFIGRYFIAKQELYIAQ; via the exons ATGGCTGGATTGGAAGagttgaagaagaagctcgtgCCACTCTTTGATGCAGAGAAAGGGTTCCCATCTGGGTCAACAATCGACCCTTCCGACTCTTACATG TTGTCGGATGGTGGAACAGTGAATCTACTGAGCAAATCATACAATATCTACAACATCAATGAACTGGGCCTGCAGAAATGCAGCtcatcttcttctccttctGCATTTTCTGTTGATGATGGGGAGAAAACATACAGGTGTGCTTCTCATGAGATGAGGGTTTTTGGGTCCATCGGCAGCGGCGCCAGCAGTGTTGTGCAGAGGGCAATTCATATCCCCAATCACCGGATTATTGCCCTAAAGAAGATTAACATTTTTGAGAAG GAGAAAAGGCAACAGCTTCTTACTGAGATAAGGACATTGTGTGAGGCGCCATGCTATGAAGGTCTCGTCCAATTTTATGGTGCTTTCTATACTCCAGACTCTGGACAGATAAGTATAGCCTTGGAGTACATGGATGGCGGATCTTTGGCTGATATCCTTCGTATACGCAAGACTATACCCGAACCAGTTCTTTCCATCATGGTGCAGAAACTCTTGATT GGACTGAGTTACTTGCATGGAGTTAGGCACTTGGTTCATAGAGATATTAAACCTGCAAATTTGCTGGTAAATCTCAAAGGGGAGCCAAAGATCACAGATTTTGGTATAAGTGCCGGCTTAGAGGATTCAATGGCCATG TGTGCAACATTTGTTGGAACTGTTACATACATGTCTCCCGAGAGAATTCGAAATGAAAGTTACTCGTACCCTGCTGATATTTGGAGCCTTGGGCTTGCGCTGTTCGAATGTGCTACTGGTGAATTTCCTTACAGTGCTAACGAAGGGCCGGTGAATCTTATGTTGCAG ATTTTGGATGATCCATCTCCTTCACTTTTGGATAAGGGTTTTTCTCCAGAGTTTTGTTCATTTATTGATGCTTGCCTCGAGAAAGATCCAGTGGCAAGGCCAACTGCTGAGAAG CTACTTTCACATCCATTTGTCACAAAGTATGAGGAGGCTGGGGTCAACTTGGAAGCTTTCGTCCAAGGTATATTTGACCCGACACAGAGGATGAAGGATCTCGCAGAT ATGCTGGCAATACACTATTACTTACTCTTTGATGGATCTGATGATCTTTGGAAACACATGAAGACTTTATATGAAGGGCATTCAGTTTTCAG TTTTTGTGACAAGGAATCTGTCGGCCCAGATGATATCTTTGCAACCTTGTCAAATATTCGCACGACACTGGCTGGTAAATGGCCACCTCAGAAGCTTGTGCATGTCGTGGAGAAACTTCAGTGCCGTGCTCATGGCCAAAACGGTATAGATATCCGTGTCTCAGGGTCCTACATTGTTGGCAACCAGTTCTTGATATGTGGAGATGGTCTACAAGTAGAGGGCTTGCCAAATTTTAGAGACCTGTCGATTGACATACCTAGCAAGCGTATGGGGACATTCCGGGAGCAGTTCACTCTAGAAAGGTCGAGCTTCATAGGCCGCTACTTTATCGCCAAACAGGAGCTCTACATTGCTCAATAA